The window CCATTGCACTGTCTTCTTAGAGAGATAAATGCCTTCCCTACGACGCAGCATTACCCTAATTCTACGATAACCATATTTAGGGAACTCGCGACATAGACTATCAAATTTTAGTTTGAGATGCCCGTATTTCTGCCTTATCCTTTCTAATTTATCCGTAACTTTGTCCCCCTTATCGAGCAAATAATACACACCGCTACGACTTAAGCCTAAGGCACGGCTGATTGCTGTAGCTGGGTATTCTGATTTAAGTCCTGGTATCAAGCTCATTAAATTCCTCCGGGATACTGCTCTACTTTTTTTAAAATCTCGTTCTCCAGTGCGAGGCGTCCTATAACTCGTTCCATCTCGTGAATTCTTTCAATATAGGTCTTCTCGGAAGCAAAATTTCCTTGATTGGCAAAGATTTCCTCACCTTTGCGAATAAATAAATCTCGCCACTTGTAGTATATACTGGAAGTTATCCCATATTTTCTGCAAAGTTCAGTTATAGAGACTTGACCCCTTAAACCCTCCAAGACAATTTCAAGCT of the bacterium genome contains:
- a CDS encoding transposase; this translates as MGKRNKYTPKQKLEIVLEGLRGQVSITELCRKYGITSSIYYKWRDLFIRKGEEIFANQGNFASEKTYIERIHEMERVIGRLALENEILKKVEQYPGGI